One window of the Terriglobia bacterium genome contains the following:
- a CDS encoding PilZ domain-containing protein yields MLSFLISTGVVAAVVLIAVLRRAPVPEKWVSAEAQLQLCREIRRPPRIPFRAPVLIHSHSRADNITAESRDLSIGGMQLKPDRPLAIGQPIHISFSLPGGSAIDIPAVVCRTVGQCFGIRFDVNDKQRTMIGNWVEQNRPAIDSSRAATTNAVRNLSVFRAR; encoded by the coding sequence ATGTTGAGCTTTCTTATTTCGACCGGAGTTGTCGCAGCCGTCGTGCTGATCGCCGTTCTCCGCCGCGCTCCGGTGCCCGAAAAGTGGGTATCCGCCGAGGCTCAACTTCAACTCTGTCGTGAGATCCGCCGTCCGCCGCGTATTCCTTTCCGTGCCCCTGTGCTGATACACAGCCATTCGCGAGCCGACAATATTACTGCCGAAAGCCGCGATCTCTCGATTGGCGGGATGCAGTTGAAGCCCGATAGGCCGCTCGCCATCGGCCAACCCATCCACATCTCTTTCTCACTCCCTGGTGGCTCTGCGATTGACATTCCCGCTGTCGTTTGCCGGACTGTGGGTCAATGCTTCGGCATTCGTTTCGATGTCAATGACAAGCAGCGCACAATGATCGGCAACTGGGTTGAGCAGAACCGTCCCGCTATTGATTCCTCCCGTGCTGCGACCACCAACGCTGTTCGAAATCTGTCAGTCTTTCGCGCACGTTAG
- a CDS encoding ATP-binding cassette domain-containing protein has protein sequence MTTKMQVPEAVAASTEASPAAVAVIQVENLRHLYETRVALDGVSFEVRAGEIFGLLGPNGSGKTTMFRILSTLMLPSGGRAMICGLDVARYPNQVRREIGVVFQAPSIDVKLTAEENLRHIGHLYGLRGAVLDQRVKEMLGRVALSDRAHDNAETFSGGMQRRLEIAKGLLHRPSVLLLDEPTTGLDPGARRDLWQYLNTLREQGITIIVTTHLMEEAERCDRLAILSEGHLVALGTPTELKHEIGGDVILLETRDPESLAQRIHQRYGLEAGVLDNKVRLEREAGHRFVTDVVEAFPGEIDAISISKPTLEDVFIHRTGHRFWTEEQKTEEKTSKKKKRH, from the coding sequence GTGACTACGAAAATGCAAGTACCCGAAGCAGTAGCAGCTTCGACGGAAGCCAGCCCGGCTGCGGTGGCGGTAATCCAGGTAGAAAATCTGCGGCACCTATATGAGACGCGCGTCGCGCTCGACGGCGTTAGCTTCGAGGTGCGTGCGGGTGAAATCTTCGGGCTCCTCGGGCCGAATGGCAGCGGTAAGACGACGATGTTCCGCATTCTTTCGACGCTGATGCTGCCGAGTGGCGGGCGAGCGATGATCTGCGGGCTTGATGTGGCGAGGTACCCGAACCAGGTTCGCCGCGAAATCGGGGTCGTGTTCCAGGCGCCGAGCATCGACGTGAAACTTACGGCGGAAGAGAACCTGCGGCACATCGGTCATCTCTATGGGCTACGCGGAGCGGTGCTCGACCAGCGGGTGAAAGAAATGCTGGGGCGCGTGGCGCTCTCGGACCGCGCGCATGACAATGCCGAGACCTTCTCGGGCGGGATGCAGAGACGGCTGGAAATCGCGAAGGGACTTCTGCACCGGCCATCGGTGCTGCTGCTGGATGAACCGACAACCGGACTAGATCCGGGCGCACGGCGTGACCTCTGGCAGTATCTGAATACTCTGCGCGAGCAGGGAATCACGATCATTGTGACGACGCACCTGATGGAAGAAGCGGAGCGGTGCGACAGGCTGGCGATCCTCAGCGAAGGACACCTAGTTGCGCTGGGCACTCCGACGGAGTTGAAGCATGAGATTGGCGGAGATGTAATTTTGCTCGAAACGCGCGATCCGGAATCGCTCGCACAACGGATTCATCAGCGGTACGGACTCGAGGCCGGTGTGCTCGATAACAAAGTTCGGCTGGAGCGTGAGGCCGGGCACAGGTTCGTAACCGACGTAGTCGAGGCTTTTCCGGGAGAGATCGATGCGATCTCGATTTCGAAGCCGACGCTGGAAGATGTGTTTATTCATCGGACAGGGCATCGGTTCTGGACGGAAGAGCAGAAGACGGAAGAGAAGACTTCAAAGAAGAAGAAAAGGCATTGA
- a CDS encoding COX15/CtaA family protein, whose product MGHPANNRTQEISTTSATPFNKGHHRFAVLTACWVFGLIIFGALVTSNDAGLSVPDWPTSFGSLYRIPPLNGGVFYEHIHRMIAQGAGLLTIILAVWTQKVDRRGWMRKLGWTALGLVIAQGILGGLTVLFYLPPWISAAHATLGQTYFCVMVSLALFTSRGFIERAPLHLPQNERPQLTTLAYASVAAVWLQLVFGAAFRHNGMKIMWHLAWFVVVFTVLMWTMMRVLRGYREVVELRRPAFWLMGLLTLQILLGFGAFVTRVVLSPNSPEPMTSLVITTVAHVAVGALVLANTVVLAVEARRHLAVTKEEAVETTGKALVA is encoded by the coding sequence ATGGGGCACCCAGCGAACAACAGAACTCAGGAGATTTCTACGACCTCGGCGACACCTTTCAATAAAGGTCATCACAGGTTTGCTGTGCTGACTGCCTGTTGGGTATTCGGTCTAATCATTTTTGGAGCGCTCGTTACCAGCAACGACGCGGGACTTTCGGTTCCGGATTGGCCCACTTCTTTCGGATCGCTCTATCGCATTCCTCCGCTGAACGGCGGCGTCTTCTACGAACACATCCATCGCATGATTGCGCAGGGCGCGGGATTGCTCACGATTATCCTGGCGGTTTGGACGCAGAAGGTAGACCGGCGCGGATGGATGCGGAAGCTGGGATGGACGGCACTTGGACTTGTGATTGCGCAGGGGATTCTGGGCGGTTTGACGGTGCTGTTCTATCTGCCGCCGTGGATTTCGGCGGCGCACGCAACACTCGGGCAGACGTATTTCTGCGTAATGGTGAGCCTGGCGCTGTTCACGAGTCGAGGATTCATTGAGCGCGCGCCGTTGCACCTGCCGCAGAACGAGCGTCCGCAATTGACGACCCTGGCATACGCTTCGGTGGCGGCGGTGTGGCTGCAGTTGGTGTTCGGTGCGGCCTTCCGGCACAACGGTATGAAGATCATGTGGCACCTGGCGTGGTTCGTCGTGGTGTTCACGGTGCTGATGTGGACGATGATGCGCGTACTTCGCGGCTATCGCGAGGTGGTGGAACTGCGGCGTCCGGCGTTCTGGCTGATGGGATTACTGACACTGCAGATCCTGTTGGGCTTCGGCGCGTTCGTTACGCGCGTGGTATTGAGTCCGAATTCGCCGGAACCGATGACGAGCCTGGTGATCACGACCGTGGCACACGTCGCGGTTGGAGCGCTGGTGCTGGCGAACACGGTAGTGCTGGCAGTCGAGGCAAGACGGCATTTAGCGGTGACCAAAGAAGAAGCTGTAGAGACCACGGGGAAGGCACTGGTGGCATGA
- a CDS encoding DinB family protein, with protein sequence MADQIDKLRKELIFQLKGGHAHAKFDDVVKNFPEKLRGTVPEGMPYSAWQLLEHIRIAQDDILSYCKNSDGSYKEKKWPDDYWPKDPNPESAKAWTDSIKSYHADLDEFVELIGDPKSELFEAFRWGDGQTLFHEAMLLVDHAAYHLGEIVAVRRILKSWPAR encoded by the coding sequence ATGGCGGATCAAATCGATAAGCTTCGGAAGGAGCTCATTTTTCAACTTAAAGGTGGGCATGCTCACGCGAAGTTCGATGACGTGGTGAAGAATTTTCCGGAGAAGCTGCGAGGGACGGTGCCGGAGGGAATGCCGTATTCGGCGTGGCAACTGCTGGAGCATATACGGATCGCCCAGGACGACATCCTAAGCTATTGCAAGAACTCGGATGGGAGTTACAAGGAAAAGAAGTGGCCTGATGATTACTGGCCGAAGGATCCGAATCCCGAGAGCGCGAAGGCGTGGACGGATTCGATCAAGAGTTATCACGCGGACCTGGACGAGTTCGTTGAACTGATCGGCGATCCGAAGTCGGAACTGTTTGAAGCGTTTCGGTGGGGAGATGGTCAGACGCTGTTCCATGAGGCGATGCTGCTGGTGGATCACGCGGCTTATCACCTCGGCGAGATTGTTGCGGTGCGAAGAATCCTCAAGAGCTGGCCCGCAAGGTGA
- the cyoE gene encoding heme o synthase has product MSSISQAIVVSRGGMALLRDYSELVKARITMLIVISAWCGFYCGAARSEVSSLSWTLVNALLGIALVSAGTAGMNEVMERDIDARMQRTARRPLVTQTMSVQHAALVSIAMIVGGTVYLGFTCNILTAALTFATSFVYLGFYTPLKTVSPICTFIGAIPGAMPPVLGWAAVRGRLDWEAFVLFAILFFWQFPHFHSIALLYRDDYRRAGIRMLPVVERSGRTTADAIVFYSLALLAVTLAPTLLGMTGYTYFFSALVLGLWVLMAGLKIWRARLDPDLPEAKVLARNLLKTTVFYLPLLFAIMMLNIVS; this is encoded by the coding sequence ATGAGCAGCATTTCGCAAGCTATTGTTGTTTCGCGCGGCGGCATGGCGCTGCTGCGCGACTATTCCGAACTCGTAAAGGCTCGTATCACGATGTTGATTGTGATCAGCGCGTGGTGCGGATTTTACTGTGGGGCCGCGCGGTCAGAAGTCAGTTCGCTTTCGTGGACGCTGGTGAACGCACTGCTGGGAATCGCACTGGTTTCGGCGGGCACGGCCGGAATGAACGAGGTCATGGAGCGCGACATCGATGCGCGGATGCAACGTACTGCGCGCCGTCCGCTGGTGACGCAGACGATGAGCGTTCAACATGCCGCGCTGGTGTCGATCGCGATGATTGTGGGCGGGACGGTTTATCTCGGGTTCACCTGCAACATTCTCACGGCGGCCCTGACGTTTGCGACGTCATTCGTCTATCTTGGCTTTTACACGCCTCTGAAAACGGTGTCGCCTATCTGTACGTTCATTGGGGCGATTCCGGGGGCAATGCCGCCGGTGCTGGGGTGGGCAGCGGTTCGAGGGCGACTGGACTGGGAAGCGTTCGTACTCTTCGCGATCCTGTTCTTCTGGCAGTTCCCGCACTTCCACTCAATCGCATTGCTGTATCGGGACGATTACCGGCGCGCGGGTATTCGGATGCTCCCGGTGGTGGAGCGATCCGGACGGACGACGGCCGATGCCATCGTCTTCTACTCTCTTGCGCTGCTGGCGGTGACGCTGGCTCCGACCCTGCTGGGAATGACTGGCTACACCTATTTCTTTAGCGCCTTGGTGCTGGGTTTATGGGTGCTGATGGCGGGCCTGAAAATTTGGCGCGCTAGGCTCGATCCGGATCTTCCAGAGGCGAAAGTGTTGGCCCGCAACCTGTTAAAGACGACGGTGTTTTACCTGCCGCTGCTGTTTGCCATCATGATGCTGAACATAGTGAGCTAG